A genomic region of Cotesia glomerata isolate CgM1 linkage group LG9, MPM_Cglom_v2.3, whole genome shotgun sequence contains the following coding sequences:
- the LOC123272118 gene encoding uncharacterized protein LOC123272118 isoform X2: MATESDKFFSKEIEYSEKIIKDLFKVKIPFNWNELNRKEKSELVHQWARNAFPKVPESLITLTVGLTVDGDSGRSIDEEPEWLDREKFARGQKFAQDNLFGVFFSILFALFGLYSFEESFNPLIITGKSSEPYSAFKRYLSTGARFRNWYTSDLWTKGTPAYNDIRTVRRVHEIIRNKVTAMTEEETNKATKIKHPWSPTRNTLLEDFKSACPAASPGQCPFTMKVPGVNLKKMHQGEMAMTQGGFVGLVVLFPEALGIHGATDKNLEDYCYVWRCIGYLLGIEDEFNFCRGTLEEIKQRSRDYLDAWVKPNLRELTVEWEHMMRVMIAGSENYTGSGSSFEGSIFYFSELMDIDMPQLRSLLSYRDWIKHYFLKFMVHYALRFSAVRKFMNAKMNTVMDTALQFSNEKHAELQEKSSKLLAST; encoded by the exons atggctACAGAATCTGATAAGTTTTTCTCTAAAGAAATAGAATAttcggaaaaaataataaaagatttgtttaaagttaaaattccATTTAATTGGAATGAGTTGAatagaaaagaaaaaagtgaACTTGTACATCAGTGGGCTCGAAACGCATTTCCTAAAGTACCAGAATCCTTAATTACATTGACAGTAGGCTTGACAGTTGATGGTGACTCTGGAAGATCTATTGATGAAGAACCCGAGTGGTTAGATCGAGAAAAATTTGCGCGCGGACAAAAGTTCGCGCAAGACAATCTGTTTGGGGTATTTTTCTCTATACTCTTCGCTTTGTTTGGACTCTATTCCTTTGAAGAAAGTTTTAATCCTTTGATAATAACAGGAAAGTCATCGGAACCTTATTCCGCATTCAAAAG atacttATCAACTGGAGCAAGGTTCAGAAATTGGTACACTAGCGACCTCTGGACTAAAGGAACACCTGCGTACAACGACATTAGAACAGTTCGGCGAGTTCATGAAATTATACGGAACAAAGTAACCGCCATGACTGAAGAAGAAACGAACAAAGCAACGAAAATTAAACATCCTTGGTCTCCAACAAGAAATACTTTGTTGGAAGACTTTAAATCAGCTTGCCCTGCAGCTTCACCAGGGCAGTGTCCTTTTACGATGAAAGTTCCAGGtgttaatctcaaaaaaatgcATCAAGGAGAGATGGCTATGACGCAAGGCGGGTTTGTCGGCTTAGTAGTTCTCTTCCCTGAAGCTCTGGGCATTCATGGCGCTACTGACAAAAACCTTGAAGACTATTGCTATGTTTGGAGATGTATAGGTTATCTTCTCGGCATTGAGGATGA gtTCAATTTCTGCCGAGGAACTTTGGAAGAAATCAAACAACGATCCAGAGATTACTTAGACGCATGGGTGAAACCTAACCTGCGTGAGTTGACTGTAGAGTGGGAACACATGATGAGAGTCATGATTGCTGGTTCTGAAAATTATACTGGATCTGGTAGTTCTTTTGAaggaagtattttttacttttctgaATTGATGGATATTGACATGCCGCAGTTGCGCTCTTTACTCAGTTATCGTGATTggattaaacattattttctaAA gTTTATGGTACACTACGCGTTGCGATTTTCTGCagtaagaaaatttatgaatgCCAAAATGAATACAGTTATGGACACAgcattacaattttcaaatgaAAAGCATGCCGAGTTACAagaaaaatcttcaaaattattagctTCT ACATAA
- the LOC123271203 gene encoding uncharacterized protein LOC123271203 isoform X3, protein MSPKQPEISSPKILAEYSEEIIQELFNVKLPLDWKILRKEEKSELLLKWARDAFPHVPESLIPMTVGLTVDGDSGIPMDERPDWLDHEKFLRGQKFAQDNIFGLFFSVLLTLFSSMSFEEGFKPLVSSKQTSDPYKAFKRYLSTSKRVKNWYTTDPWTKGTPAYNDMRAVRRGHVIVRRKANAMSPEEMTKAATIENSLSHTRDILLEDFRSGCPVTLPGQCPFAEKSKSSVQFLRLHQCEMACAQGGFFCLVVLHPEALGIHGVTDQQLEDFSYVWKCFGYLLGIGDDFNFCRGSLEDIKQRSKDFLNLWIKANFRNITPEFEHMMRCLTIGTGYYLADISYEVSLLYFAELMDIDMPRLRSSLSYSDWFRYKLAKFLMYYAMRVPQVKNFLNWKFHRDLNNALNFSTEKLAELQEKSDQVMKSAIPKDNSTMILSQINVFDFFWTTVLLFFVFLLLL, encoded by the exons ATGTCGCCGAAACAACCAGAGATTTCTTCACCCAAAATCTTGGCCGAATACTCTGAAGAAATAATCCAAGAATTATTCAATGTGAAGCTTCCCTTAGACTggaaaatattaagaaaagaagaaaagagTGAACTGTTGCTTAAATGGGCCCGTGATGCTTTTCCTCACGTACCTGAATCGCTGATTCCGATGACAGTGGGCTTGACAGTTGATGGCGACTCTGGAATACCAATGGATGAAAGACCTGATTGGCTGgaccatgaaaaatttttgaggggCCAAAAGTTTGCTCAGGATAACATTTTTGGATTATTTTTCTCTGTGCTGCTGACTTTGTTCAGCTCTATGTCGTTTGAAGAAGGCTTCAAGCCTCTTGTCTCTAGCAAACAAACATCGGATCCTTACAAGGCGTTTAAAAG atatttatcaACCAGTAAACGAGTAAAAAATTGGTATACTACCGATCCTTGGACCAAAGGAACTCCAGCGTACAACGACATGAGAGCTGTACGACGGGGTCACGTGATTGTTCGCAGAAAAGCAAATGCCATGTCACCTGAAGAGATGACCAAAGCTGCAACAATAGAAAACTCATTGTCACATACAAGAGATATATTATTAGAAGATTTTCGGTCAGGATGTCCTGTTACTTTACCTGGACAATGTCCTTTTGCAGAAAAGTCCAAAAGTTCCGTACAGTTTTTGAGATTGCATCAATGCGAGATGGCCTGCGCCCAAGGCGGGTTCTTTTGTTTAGTTGTTCTCCATCCCGAAGCTCTAGGCATCCATGGTGTCACTGATCAACAGCTTGAGGACTTTTCCTACGTATGGAAGTGCTTTGGCTATCTGCTGGGAATTGGAGATGA ctTCAATTTCTGTCGAGGAAGCTTAGAAGATATCAAACAAAGGTCTAAAGATTTTTTGAACCTCTGGATAAAGGCGAACTTCAGAAACATAACTCCAGAATTCGAACATATGATGAGATGCTTAACTATTGGCACTGGATATTATCTCGCAGATATTTCTTATGAAGTGAGTCTGTTGTATTTCGCGGAGTTAATGGATATTGACATGCCAAGGCTTCGTTCCTCACTCAGCTATTCTGACTGGTTCAGATACAAGCTTgcgaa GTTTTTGATGTACTACGCAATGCGCGTCCCACAagtgaagaattttttaaattggaaATTTCACAGAGATCTAAACAACGcgttaaatttttctactgaAAAGCTCGCAGAATTACAAGAAAAATCAGACCAAGTTATGAAATCTGCCATTCCTAAGGATAACAGCACAATGATTCTGTCTCAAATTAAcgtatttgattttttttggacaactgtattattgttttttgtatttttacttttattatga
- the LOC123271203 gene encoding uncharacterized protein LOC123271203 isoform X1 — MNQKKATVKESFSYVQLKKKKSVGVKLKGKYLFRAAVRLVIEYKDWLQKEDNEILKEEKSLSIQDRSVLLTSPNIRSKQDKVHIVQLIKKFNAFKKYPDKERQLIARVVYYKRFNAQRVIVKQNHPAEFMYFIVQGEVELSKIEKDYITGDMKEIHTGILGPGDMFGEVALLHSISRSSTIITKTAVDLFCLHKTDFDRLLKNILLQNWTILQDALVNFNYFKSWDDTTVRECCILSKIKDFEANEILLGDGKGMVNYVYFVLSGTCRLIEHMLILEEKHYGKMTYQLYDPDKLNTPQRSSKRLSRKSNGEINFLNKPEEIPEVKEFTKKLLSQKIKNPMDCDRDSTITATLQDVVNQWHEITDITTALMRKPSTLSDQTYPEAVRTIFIQICEFHRGACFGLGEEMRNRRIVSTTPVRCLLIPRYWLLEHNHANIWQRVKVFMNSKYPTRDKLFQHFITNKKWMEYKKQLLDDVLRRTKKSCNNTTIHDVPYSIRINSTYNS; from the exons atgaATCAAAAAAAGGCTACTGTTAAAGAATCATTCAGTTACGTTCaattgaagaagaaaaaatctGTTGGA gtaaaattaaaaggaaaatatttattcagaGCTGCCGTGAGACTAGTTATTGAATACAAAGACTGGTTGCAAAAAGAAGACAACGAAATTCTTAAAGAAGAAAAGTCTCTGAGTATCCAAGACCGGTCAGTTCTTTTGACATCTCCAAATATAAGAAGTAAACAGGATAAAGTTCATATAGTccagttgattaaaaaattcaatgccTTTAAAAAGTATCCGGATAAGGAGCGGCAATTGATTGCCAGAGTTGTTTACTACAAGCGTTTTAACGCCCAGCGAGTTATCGTCAAACAGAATCATCCCGCGgaatttatgtattttattgttCAAGGAGAGGTTGAGTTGAGTAAAATTGAGAAGGATTATATTACTg gaGATATGAAAGAAATACATACAGGAATTTTAGGGCCCGGTGACATGTTTGGTGAAGTTGCGCTTTTACATTCAATTTCACGGTCATCAACTATTATCACAAAAA cggCTGTAGATTTGTTCTGTCTTCATaaaactgattttgaccggctgttaaaaaatattttactgcAAAACTGGACCATTTTGCAAGACGCGttggttaattttaattatttcaagtcTTGGGACGACACTACTGTCAGAGAATGCTGcattttgagtaaaataaaGGACTTTGAAGCCAATGAG attttgttAGGTGACGGCAAAGGTATGGTGAACTACGTCTACTTCGTATTGTCGGGTACATGTCGGCTTATAGAACACATGTTAATTCTAGAAGAAAAACACTACGGCAAAATGACGTATCAGTTATACGATCcggataaattaaatacaccACAGCGGAGCAGTAAAAGACTTAGCCGGAAATCAAAtggagaaattaattttcta AACAAACCTGAAGAAATTCCGGAGGTTAAAgaatttacgaaaaaattgctgtcacaaaaaataaaaaatcctatGGACTGTGACCGAGACAGTACTATTACAGCAACATTACAAGATGTA GTAAACCAGTGGCATGAAATAACGGACATTACAACAGCTTTGATGCGAAAACCGTCGACTTTATCTGACCAAACTTATCCAGAAGCAGTTCGAACTATTTTCATCCAAATATGTGAGTTTCATCGTGGCGCTTGTTTTGGTCTAG GTGAAGAAATGCGAAATCGACGGATCGTATCAACAACACCAGTACGCTGTTTATTGATTCCCCGTTACTGGTTGCTCGAGCACAATCACGCAAATATTTGGCAGCGAGTCAAAGTATTTATGAATTCAAAATACCCAACGAGAGATAAACTGTTTCAACATTTCATTACAAATAAGAA ATGGATGGAGTACAAAAAACAATTGCTGGATGACGTCCTAAGAAGAACCAAGAAGTCATGTAATAATACGACTATTCACGACGTTCCTTATTCGATTCGGATAAATTCGACCTACAATTCTTAA
- the LOC123272118 gene encoding uncharacterized protein LOC123272118 isoform X1, translating to MATESDKFFSKEIEYSEKIIKDLFKVKIPFNWNELNRKEKSELVHQWARNAFPKVPESLITLTVGLTVDGDSGRSIDEEPEWLDREKFARGQKFAQDNLFGVFFSILFALFGLYSFEESFNPLIITGKSSEPYSAFKRYLSTGARFRNWYTSDLWTKGTPAYNDIRTVRRVHEIIRNKVTAMTEEETNKATKIKHPWSPTRNTLLEDFKSACPAASPGQCPFTMKVPGVNLKKMHQGEMAMTQGGFVGLVVLFPEALGIHGATDKNLEDYCYVWRCIGYLLGIEDEFNFCRGTLEEIKQRSRDYLDAWVKPNLRELTVEWEHMMRVMIAGSENYTGSGSSFEGSIFYFSELMDIDMPQLRSLLSYRDWIKHYFLKFMVHYALRFSAVRKFMNAKMNTVMDTALQFSNEKHAELQEKSSKLLASVRSNRVTGNIFTQYKIFELSFLFVLLFSIYKFFITV from the exons atggctACAGAATCTGATAAGTTTTTCTCTAAAGAAATAGAATAttcggaaaaaataataaaagatttgtttaaagttaaaattccATTTAATTGGAATGAGTTGAatagaaaagaaaaaagtgaACTTGTACATCAGTGGGCTCGAAACGCATTTCCTAAAGTACCAGAATCCTTAATTACATTGACAGTAGGCTTGACAGTTGATGGTGACTCTGGAAGATCTATTGATGAAGAACCCGAGTGGTTAGATCGAGAAAAATTTGCGCGCGGACAAAAGTTCGCGCAAGACAATCTGTTTGGGGTATTTTTCTCTATACTCTTCGCTTTGTTTGGACTCTATTCCTTTGAAGAAAGTTTTAATCCTTTGATAATAACAGGAAAGTCATCGGAACCTTATTCCGCATTCAAAAG atacttATCAACTGGAGCAAGGTTCAGAAATTGGTACACTAGCGACCTCTGGACTAAAGGAACACCTGCGTACAACGACATTAGAACAGTTCGGCGAGTTCATGAAATTATACGGAACAAAGTAACCGCCATGACTGAAGAAGAAACGAACAAAGCAACGAAAATTAAACATCCTTGGTCTCCAACAAGAAATACTTTGTTGGAAGACTTTAAATCAGCTTGCCCTGCAGCTTCACCAGGGCAGTGTCCTTTTACGATGAAAGTTCCAGGtgttaatctcaaaaaaatgcATCAAGGAGAGATGGCTATGACGCAAGGCGGGTTTGTCGGCTTAGTAGTTCTCTTCCCTGAAGCTCTGGGCATTCATGGCGCTACTGACAAAAACCTTGAAGACTATTGCTATGTTTGGAGATGTATAGGTTATCTTCTCGGCATTGAGGATGA gtTCAATTTCTGCCGAGGAACTTTGGAAGAAATCAAACAACGATCCAGAGATTACTTAGACGCATGGGTGAAACCTAACCTGCGTGAGTTGACTGTAGAGTGGGAACACATGATGAGAGTCATGATTGCTGGTTCTGAAAATTATACTGGATCTGGTAGTTCTTTTGAaggaagtattttttacttttctgaATTGATGGATATTGACATGCCGCAGTTGCGCTCTTTACTCAGTTATCGTGATTggattaaacattattttctaAA gTTTATGGTACACTACGCGTTGCGATTTTCTGCagtaagaaaatttatgaatgCCAAAATGAATACAGTTATGGACACAgcattacaattttcaaatgaAAAGCATGCCGAGTTACAagaaaaatcttcaaaattattagctTCTGTAAGATCTAATAGAGTAACTGGAAATATTTTTACgcagtataaaatttttgagctatcatttttatttgtactgcttttttctatttataagtttttcattacagtataa
- the LOC123271203 gene encoding uncharacterized protein LOC123271203 isoform X2, producing the protein MNQKKATVKESFSYVQLKKKKSVGVKLKGKYLFRAAVRLVIEYKDWLQKEDNEILKEEKSLSIQDRSVLLTSPNIRSKQDKVHIVQLIKKFNAFKKYPDKERQLIARVVYYKRFNAQRVIVKQNHPAEFMYFIVQGEVELSKIEKDYITGPGDMFGEVALLHSISRSSTIITKTAVDLFCLHKTDFDRLLKNILLQNWTILQDALVNFNYFKSWDDTTVRECCILSKIKDFEANEILLGDGKGMVNYVYFVLSGTCRLIEHMLILEEKHYGKMTYQLYDPDKLNTPQRSSKRLSRKSNGEINFLNKPEEIPEVKEFTKKLLSQKIKNPMDCDRDSTITATLQDVVNQWHEITDITTALMRKPSTLSDQTYPEAVRTIFIQICEFHRGACFGLGEEMRNRRIVSTTPVRCLLIPRYWLLEHNHANIWQRVKVFMNSKYPTRDKLFQHFITNKKWMEYKKQLLDDVLRRTKKSCNNTTIHDVPYSIRINSTYNS; encoded by the exons atgaATCAAAAAAAGGCTACTGTTAAAGAATCATTCAGTTACGTTCaattgaagaagaaaaaatctGTTGGA gtaaaattaaaaggaaaatatttattcagaGCTGCCGTGAGACTAGTTATTGAATACAAAGACTGGTTGCAAAAAGAAGACAACGAAATTCTTAAAGAAGAAAAGTCTCTGAGTATCCAAGACCGGTCAGTTCTTTTGACATCTCCAAATATAAGAAGTAAACAGGATAAAGTTCATATAGTccagttgattaaaaaattcaatgccTTTAAAAAGTATCCGGATAAGGAGCGGCAATTGATTGCCAGAGTTGTTTACTACAAGCGTTTTAACGCCCAGCGAGTTATCGTCAAACAGAATCATCCCGCGgaatttatgtattttattgttCAAGGAGAGGTTGAGTTGAGTAAAATTGAGAAGGATTATATTACTg GGCCCGGTGACATGTTTGGTGAAGTTGCGCTTTTACATTCAATTTCACGGTCATCAACTATTATCACAAAAA cggCTGTAGATTTGTTCTGTCTTCATaaaactgattttgaccggctgttaaaaaatattttactgcAAAACTGGACCATTTTGCAAGACGCGttggttaattttaattatttcaagtcTTGGGACGACACTACTGTCAGAGAATGCTGcattttgagtaaaataaaGGACTTTGAAGCCAATGAG attttgttAGGTGACGGCAAAGGTATGGTGAACTACGTCTACTTCGTATTGTCGGGTACATGTCGGCTTATAGAACACATGTTAATTCTAGAAGAAAAACACTACGGCAAAATGACGTATCAGTTATACGATCcggataaattaaatacaccACAGCGGAGCAGTAAAAGACTTAGCCGGAAATCAAAtggagaaattaattttcta AACAAACCTGAAGAAATTCCGGAGGTTAAAgaatttacgaaaaaattgctgtcacaaaaaataaaaaatcctatGGACTGTGACCGAGACAGTACTATTACAGCAACATTACAAGATGTA GTAAACCAGTGGCATGAAATAACGGACATTACAACAGCTTTGATGCGAAAACCGTCGACTTTATCTGACCAAACTTATCCAGAAGCAGTTCGAACTATTTTCATCCAAATATGTGAGTTTCATCGTGGCGCTTGTTTTGGTCTAG GTGAAGAAATGCGAAATCGACGGATCGTATCAACAACACCAGTACGCTGTTTATTGATTCCCCGTTACTGGTTGCTCGAGCACAATCACGCAAATATTTGGCAGCGAGTCAAAGTATTTATGAATTCAAAATACCCAACGAGAGATAAACTGTTTCAACATTTCATTACAAATAAGAA ATGGATGGAGTACAAAAAACAATTGCTGGATGACGTCCTAAGAAGAACCAAGAAGTCATGTAATAATACGACTATTCACGACGTTCCTTATTCGATTCGGATAAATTCGACCTACAATTCTTAA